A DNA window from Drosophila biarmipes strain raj3 chromosome 2R, RU_DBia_V1.1, whole genome shotgun sequence contains the following coding sequences:
- the LOC108036466 gene encoding phosphorylated adapter RNA export protein: MMELHSNDVDLEDGEISDSDNDGVYTPLQRPAGAEKVASPLTTCHQIQTALEEESQSNSDSSSGESSEDGCIKKLRTDATVHGGHKKGKKRIRRTVMRRVPPTDAEMQPNRARFKKYNVWASALQEDALSENMRGCDVTRSGRDRNVENYDFSLRYRLNGENSLKRRLSNSSEDGGESSHPAHKRGRPSSRSTDEYPQRGAVKSRLGHRSRRATSSASGSSDSCEPRHILDLNEVAGRDPCDVATEMASKLYEEKDELLVRVVEILGMELPLQLYKETQRIEADGGMMIKNGKRRRTPGGVFLFLLKHHDSISQEQQKSIFSEDRQNLSKSRKQIETLMRDRKVEELKKCLSKQVTELPTLSQRKEHYMQGDELREDNQPSNLSNPPPSPVGAGQEQDGPEYRTHEININVVDTTELPSTSKAAAAAAAQGAPLKELISYDDDFLDVNCGDMDFF, from the exons ATGATGGAGCTGCACTCGAACGACGTTGACCTGGAGGACGGCGAG ATATCGGACAGCGACAACGATGGCGTTTATACGCCGCTGCAGCGACCTGCAGGTGCCGAGAAGGTGGCCAGCCCCCTCACCACCTGCCACCAGATTCAGACGGCGCTGGAGGAGGAGTCGCAGAGCAATAGTGACTCCTCGTCGGGCGAGTCCTCCGAGGACGGGTGCATCAAGAAGCTGCGCACGGATGCCACCGTACACGGCGGCCACAAGAAGGGGAAAAAGCGCATCCGGCGTACCGTGATGCGACGCGTTCCACCAACGGACGCCGAAATGCAGCCCAATCGAGCCCGCTTCAAGAAGTACAACGTGTGGGCCTCCGCCCTGCAGGAGGACGCCCTCAGCGAGAATATGCGTGGCTGCGACGTCACAAGGAGTGGCCGGGATCGGAATGTGGAGAACTACGACTTCTCGCTGCGGTATCGGCTGAATGGTGAAAACAGCCTTAAGCGACGCCTCTCGAACTCCTCGGAGGACGGCGGTGAGTCCTCTCATCCGGCTCACAAAAGGGGACGGCCCTCCAGCCGGTCCACGGACGAGTATCCACAGCGCGGCGCGGTCAAAAGCAGACTAGGTCACCGATCGCGTCGCGCCACATCTTCGGCCAGCGGCTCCTCCGACTCGTGCGAGCCGAGGCACATTTTGGACCTTAACGAAGTGGCCGGCAGGGATCCCTGCGATGTGGCCACCGAGATGGCCAGCAAACTATACGAGGAAAAGGACGAGCTACTAG TTCGAGTGGTGGAAATTCTGGGCATGGAATTGCCCCTCCAGCTATACAAAGAAACTCAGCGCATCGAAGCCGATGGCGGCATGATGATCAAA AACGGCAAGCGGAGACGTACACCAGGCGGTGTATTCCTGTTCTTGCTTAAACACCACGACAGCATTAGCCAGGAGCAGCAAAAGTCCATTTTCAGCGAGGACCGCCAGAACCTGAGCAAGTCGCGAAAGCAGATCGAGACTTTAATGCGGGACCGCAAGGTGGAGGAGCTGAAGAAGTGCCTCAGCAAGCAGGTCACGGAACTGCCCACGTTGAGCCAGCGCAAGGAGCACTACATGCAGGGCGACGAGCTGAGGGAGGACAACCAGCCAAGCAACT TGTCTAACCCGCCGCCCTCGCCCGTTGGCGCTGGCCAAGAGCAGGATGGCCCCGAGTATAGGACACATGAGATCAACATAAACGTGGTGGATACCACCGAACTGCCCTCCACATCCaaggcagcagcggcggcggcggctcaAGGAGCGCCACTCAAGGAGCTAATCAGCTACGACGACGACTTTCTGGACGTCAATTGCGGGGACATGGACTTCTTCTAG